tctaaaagcagcatccctcccttcctcccttatccctttccctctagcacccttgtttacacattccttaaccctcttatcccattctatgctccctatatcaccCCTACccctgaatacagcagaaatgtttagtcttttgtcaaggcaaggcctagattgttggcagaacagcatatcagggcctaaaccacagaacacggtcaaaaactgggtgactatgtacctttgtgctctgatgaagatgggatgaacagagggtcccaaaaagcccccagacccattttcagggggtggacccggggcggtccagagtaaaggccacagggtggacacatctgggattggatggatgatattataaaatgtaacatctcaggcatgACGGGCGTGCgtgtcttgtaacatctttgccttggcataataaaccctttcttatctcacccctaattaactgctccgggagattttttcagcacctaacTCCCACGGCAACAATACCATCAACAAtttgtgtgtgtaaatacaTGTATTTTCAGGAATCCCATGCTTCCCTGAAGTAAAACATATACAAAAGGTGACATTTTCTGGATAAGacaatttattttaacaaatacATGTATCTTTATGATGAACTGGAGGCTGCAACAGCTGCTCTCTTGGGCTTTGGCGTGGTTCCCTCACGGAATCCATTCCTGCAAGTAGAAATATGGTTACTACTTTTTGAAAGGGTGACTTCTGCTCCAAGTTATTTTCTAACAAGTAATGTTTCAGATCAGGTTCAGCAGCTTTTTTCAGCTTCTCTCAGTAATGCACTGAAATCACTACAGAGTTCATATGTTTGgacatttttaataagaaacaTAATTGACAAGCTGTTTTGAATAAGCAATATggttttctcttctgctgaagTAAATTTGACTTCTTCAAACAGGAAGATTTCAGTAACTGAGTAAACACTGCAAGACTGAATTTGATACAGCACACCCACTGAAGGCATGCCTTACTTTATGGTCCTACTAAGCAATTCAGCAAAAAATTTCACATTTGTTAGTATTGAAGTGCAAGTCAATTTCTTACAGAAATCAGACCCAAGCTTGCTTTTGGATATGACATTTCTACTTCAGCAACACTTGGTGGAAATCAGGCTGCAGTTGCACATTGTAAGGTATTTTCTGGATGCTTCTGGGAAAGACTGTGCTCACCAAAAAACTCCTGATGAATGAATCCCTCAACTACACCTAGGTCCTGGACTTAAAAGACTCCTACTTTTCACTATAAAATCCAATATACATTTTTAGGAAAAGACCCTTGAATTGCTTGGTATTTTTCATCCATCTTTCTGATATATTAGGCCAAAAGTTACAGAGCTGTGCTTTAGAACATGGAGGTCatacaaaaagaaattcttAGCAAGTTTAACAGTAGAGTACCTTTTAAGTACAACTCAAAGCTTTATAACACATTTTAGAAACCTCTAACTCAGAATCTGATGTTAGTTACTGCTAATTGAACTCCAAATTAAAGAGCAACCaataaagtatttaaattattaacttTTTTGTGGGCAAGAGGAGATTAGAATGCATTTCAAGAATTGCATGTCATAAAAATACAACTTCAGTGCAACCAGCAATTTCAGACTCCCCCAAAGAGGTAATGCTACACAAAGCATACCTTTTCAAATGTGGGTGTTTTATTACAATACCCTCTGTGTTCTGTACTATCTACATTTAACAGAAACATCAGAGCTTGCTATACATCCTATGTATTAAAAATGAGTGAGCTTTTTATAATTGGCAGCATATTCATCTGAAGATATAAGGCATAATTTATTTCcacaatatatttaaaaagaaacaccaTACCTCATCAAGTGTACTAAATAAGTGTTAACTTTGAATGATGAATTTTATAATTCAGTGAAATCCATGCAAGATTTCAGATTACACTGGTTTGTAATATTGTACCTGAATCGACGGTAGACCCTTTTCAGGTGTCTCATGCGACCAGTACCAGTGGTGTTGCGTCGTTTAGCCTTTGCACTCCAGTTATCTAGAACACAGGAGTTACTATTACTCATCTGCAATAAATAATTAGTTGCACAGTACATTTGAATAGCACAACTATTCAATCcgacagaagcaaaaaaaaaaagcaattattaaTATAGTTAAATCTGTGTAATTTCAAAAAAAGCTCCAAACACTGCAAGATGTATTCTTGCCTGGTTGGAAAAAAGCCAGACTATTGAAgacaacaaagaaacaaaagtttTTAAATTCAACTCTGTTACTTACACTTTCTCTTACGCTTAGCAGGGTAACCACATTTCCCACAGGTAGATTTCTGCAGATGGTATGCCTTGGACCCACATCGACGACACAAGGTGTGTGTCTTATTTCGTCTCTTACCAAACGATGATGTACCCTTCGTCTGAGAAATATTTCAAGACATTGCACATTGTATCACTATCATTCAAAAGTCATATAACTGAAAACATAGgcttctttaaaaaacactCACAAATTCACAAAGCCCAGTAAACATGGCAGAGGCACACTGAACTCTGAAACACCAACTCCTTACACCTCTTTGCCATTCCTATACCCCTGCCCAGTGCTGAAATAAAACGAAGCCACCGAGTGGTTATCTCCAACTAGTTTCTCATCTCCCCCAAATTTATCGGTGATAAACAGTAAAGTGCTTTTCCCCGAGGGAAGGTATTCTCACAGATCAACCGAACACTCACAAGAGGCTTTAGCAACCAAACCCCCTCTTGCTTTGGCAACCAAACCCCCTTATCTGAaaagctgccccatccctggggagaGCGCTAGCCCGGCCAGGCTCGCAACAAGCAGGGAGACCCCGAAGGAGATCCCGCGGTAGCACGGCCCCATATCCCATCGCTGCCTCTTCGCCCAGGACCAGACGCCCCGCGCCCCCACACGGGCCAGGAACGGGGTCCACCGCCAGGCCCTCAGGCTCAGCTCCCAGCATCGTCTCCCCGCAGCGCCGAGCCGCCGCTGAGTCCGGCCGCAGCAGGGCACAAGGCCTC
This Pseudopipra pipra isolate bDixPip1 chromosome W, bDixPip1.hap1, whole genome shotgun sequence DNA region includes the following protein-coding sequences:
- the LOC135404404 gene encoding large ribosomal subunit protein eL37; the encoded protein is MTKGTSSFGKRRNKTHTLCRRCGSKAYHLQKSTCGKCGYPAKRKRKYNWSAKAKRRNTTGTGRMRHLKRVYRRFRNGFREGTTPKPKRAAVAASSSS